The following proteins come from a genomic window of Theileria equi strain WA chromosome 2 map unlocalized gcontig_1105316255037, whole genome shotgun sequence:
- a CDS encoding hypothetical protein (encoded by transcript BEWA_041660A), which yields MALINFLFIFSVICKLGAECTWITLDLSLKETNSEVLVQDAEHYGIPFKIYAPRNGFDANAVVEGEAQLWKASSSGLKCLDVSLYFGNDNVSLAILSIMKGEVYSKYFVKVDKVWIPVHPQQWVAKMIKFSPAIARHIAARETPVESADEEEEEDYDDEDIISSISGFIGSAFEKVDKVISSVFNIESEPEPVVTLKEPVAAPKISVQEPLVLPKPSLVERIVGTSPGVKYEEEHVIYKAPKEGYKPQNYVGLDISKPNFELFMVEYNVSEVIGTKITPLYGNALVSVRDGASEPLWASKEGQDYCVAVWIHRKGDFAPLARLIIQKPDRVVILGYVKENGAWKLVGDSPYRMLYHSMHIADYTSEDLEKIKTGDLSSFSTNGALACFAVALIAFFYL from the coding sequence ATGGCTCTCATCAATtttttgttcatctttTCGGTTATTTGCAAGTTGGGTGCGGAATGTACCTGGATAACTTTGGATCTGAGCTTGAAGGAGACCAACAGCGAGGTTTTGGTCCAGGATGCTGAACATTACGGGATCCCATTCAAAATTTATGCTCCAAGGAACGGTTTCGATGCGAATGCTGTGGTTGAGGGAGAAGCCCAGCTTTGGAAGGCCTCTTCTTCAGGTCTCAAGTGCCTTGATGTTTCCCTCTACTTTGGTAACGACAACGTCTCCTTGGCAATTCTCTCCATCATGAAGGGCGAGGTTTactcaaagtactttgtGAAGGTTGACAAGGTCTGGATCCCAGTCCATCCACAGCAGTGGGTCGCAAAGATGATCAAGTTCTCACCAGCCATTGCCAGGCATATTGCCGCCCGCGAGACTCCAGTCGAGTCTGCCGAcgaagaggaggaagaggattACGATGATGAGGACATCATTAGCAGCATCTCCGGCTTCATTGGCTCCGCTTTCGAAAAGGTTGACAAGGTCATCAGCTCCGTCTTTAACATTGAGTCTGAACCTGAACCTGTTGTTACTCTCAAGGAACCAGTTGCTGCCCCCAAAATCTCTGTCCAAGAGCCACTTGTCCTTCCCAAGCCAAGTTTGGTCGAGAGAATTGTTGGTACCTCTCCAGGCGTCAAGTACGAGGAAGAGCATGTCATCTACAAGGCACCAAAGGAGGGATACAAGCCACAGAATTACGTTGGCCTCGATATCTCCAAGCCCAACTTTGAGTTGTTCATGGTTGAATACAACGTTTCAGAAGTCATTGGAACAAAGATTACTCCACTTTACGGAAATGCTTTGGTATCTGTACGTGATGGTGCATCTGAGCCACTCTGGGCCTCAAAGGAAGGTCAGGACTACTGCGTTGCTGTCTGGATACACAGAAAGGGCGACTTTGCTCCACTTGCTAGGCTGATTATTCAAAAGCCAGACAGAGTTGTCATTTTGGGATATGTCAAGGAGAATGGTGCATGGAAGCTTGTTGGTGATAGCCCATACCGCATGCTGTATCACTCTATGCATATTGCTGATTACACCAGCGAGGATTTGGAGAAGATCAAGACCGGAGACTTGTCATCATTTTCCACAAACGGTGCCTTGGCATGCTTCGCCGTTGCATTGATCGCATTCTTCTACCTCTAG
- a CDS encoding conserved hypothetical protein (encoded by transcript BEWA_041670A): MSKGEDCETVSPSLKKMFRSSDGTLTLRYIKDLKALVGLEQLLKSGKCKSISLLEPDHPSVLKYILSLLSMSENVLHGLHLDLWLSDYDNILELFQTAMKAHENTLIELTLKCRFPCSFIVQILKILPKNIQYLDLSENTHLDFTILNPLVSFIENSELKMLRLTNTTIKPHVRDEFIKMLYKIQTPFSLSSLEGISLLDSIEIPKIIRNNLRESSSISRRKQMRYADVTSPSRTDGNVQFIDHLHNILFMKRLVGSKVRVWWPATSDVNRTSFSGRYWPARVVRVNPIDLIFVVEYDNQELDNVPCRFIQPLNPFKYGGGLTNLTHTIMGGYYFNSLMETLNGNSPRMNPIAEKETSNHSRALEIDLSNLLPICTSPAFGSDLSTRATITGFSPKVDLSNGVKVENGTCTVDYEKFGNNKTDFVSSFTESNDTGGAGVTNGYKAETLPSQVTSLKDADYSPSNSFLSNISMLSAISGEVFSYDTAMDTSQVSTSFKNVKPEGRVTISNIDADKNGSLDGKIAINQSGNIINFTCSNCGFLNRLDCPEGMAQDNDLSLGLKDIVKIDRNGIENFQLSLNVETHLGYQEKYSGNLLVPGDICEFRDPLDADSNDPSDYIGIVKAINKTEPLYQCICIYQDNEEVVNVDSNDIRRAVVIPWYNWSSLALSVERYAIIKRDFNAVNEILSTLYTKFFYLAVVDPNRPFKTYPPNPLEMKLLSLEQFSAKVENVIQKHPKITKTIKQQQQAPDRQSKELLKKQKDKINSLIEFNETLQRELQQERNKNLELQSKFNCILCFDTYVYFYSYVFSRQINCMINPCGHFSFCHDCAKHLKFCPVCRHKITKLRILNIN, translated from the exons ATGTCCAAGGGCGAGGATTGTGAAACGGTCAGTCCGTCTCTAAAGAAGATGTTCCGCAGTTCTGATGGAACACTCACTCTACGTTATATAAAGGATTTAAAAGCTCTGGTAGGCCTAGAGCAGCTCCTAAAGTCAGGCAAATGCAAGTCAATCTCCTTACTGGAGCCTGATCATCCGAGCGTATTAAAATACATACTTTCACTGCTTTCCATGTCAGAGAATGTGTTACATGGTCTGCACCTGGATTTATGGTTATCGGATTACGATAACATCTTGGAATTGTTCCAAACAGCAATGAAGGCTCATGAGAACACGCTTATAGAGCTTACGCTGAAATGCCGATTTCCATGCTCATTTATCGTTCAAATACTCAAGATTTTACCAAAAAATATCCAATACCTGGATTTATCCGAAAACAC GCACCTAgattttacaattttaaacCCTCTGGTATCATTTATTGAAAATAGCGAGCTTAAGATGCTGCGATTGACAAATACAACAATAAAGCCACACGTGAGGGatgaatttatcaaaatgCTATATAAGATACAAACACCATTTTCACTTTCTTCCTTAGAAG GAATAAGCCTATTGGATTCTATTGAGATTCCAAAGATTATAAGAAATAATTTGCGAGAATCTTCGTCCATAAGTCGTAGGAAACAAATGAGATACGCAGATGTTACATCGCCCTCCCGCACTGATGGAAATGTACAATTTATTGACCATCTACACAACATACTGTTTATGAAGAGACTTGTCGGCTCAAAAGTGAGGGTATGGTGGCCTGCTACGTCTGATGTGAATAGAACCTCATTCTCCGGGCGTTATTGGCCAGCAAGGGTTGTAAGAGTTAACCCGATAGATTTGATATTTGTCGTTGAATATGACAATCAGGAGTTGGATAACGTTCCATGCAGATTTATACAGCCACTAAATCCATTCAAATATGGAGGTGGCCTCACTAACCTCACACACACAATAATGGGAGGCTATTATTTTAATTCCCTAATGGAAACTCTTAATGGGAATTCCCCAAGAATGAATCCAATCGCTGAAAAAGAAACCTCTAATCACTCAAGGGCCTTGGAGATTGATTTGTCTAATTTACTTCCCATTTGTACGAG TCCTGCATTTGGCAGTGATCTTTCCACAAGAGCAACAATTACCGGGTTTTCACCAAAAGTGGATCTGAGTAATGGAGTTAAGGTGGAGAATGGTACATGCACTGTTGACTATGAGAAGTTTGGGAACAATAAAACAGATTTTGTTTCGTCATTTACAGAGTCGAATGATACAGGGGGTGCTGGAGTTACCAATGGTTACAAGGCAGAAACTTTACCATCACAAGTTACTTCTCTGAAAGATGCGGATTATTCCCCCTCAAATTCATTCTTATCAAATATTTCCATGTTATCTGCCATTTCAGGCGAGGTTTTTTCTTATGATACCGCTATGGATACGAGCCAAGTATCCACTAGCttcaaaaatgtaaagCCAGAAGGGAGGGTAACTATTTCCAATATTGATGCggataaaaatggatcTTTGGATGGAAAAATTGCAATAAATCAATCTGGGAATATTATTAACTTTACTTGTTCAAACTGTGGATTTTTGAACAGATTGGATTGCCCAGAGGGTATGGCACAAGATAATGATCTTTCCTTGGGCCTAAAAGacattgtaaaaatagACAGGAATGGTATTGAAAATTTTCAATTAtctttaaatgtagaaacTCACCTAGGTTATCAAGAGAAATATAGTGGTAATCTCTTGGTACCTGGCGATATTTGTGAGTTTAGAGACCCACTGGATGCAGATAGTAACGATCCTTCTGATTACATTGGGATTGTTAAGGCAATAAATAAAACAGAACCACTGTACCAATGTATATGTATCTACCAGGACAATGAGGAGGTAGTAAATGTTGACAGCAACGATATTAGGCGTGCTGTTGTTATCCCATGGTACAATTGGTCATCACTAGCGTTATCTGTTGAGAGGTACGCAATAATAAAGAGAGATTTCAATGCAGTGAATGAGATTTTAAGCACTCTCTATACAAAATTCTTTTACTTGGCGGTTGTGGACCCGAATAGGCCTTTTAAAACTTATCCACCAAATCCCCTAGAAATGAAGCTACTTAGTCTAGAACAGTTTTCAGCCAAAGTGGAGAACGTTATACAGAAACACCCAAAGATTACAAAGACTA TAAAGCAGCAACAACAGGCACCAGACAGGCAATCTAAGGAACTCTTAAAGAAGCAAAAGGACAAGATTAATTCTCTGATTGAGTTTAATGAGACTCTTCAGAGGGAGTTACAGCAGGAGAGGAACAAGAATCTTGAACTTCAGTCAAAGTTTAACTGCATCCTTTGCTTCGATACGTACGTTTATTTTTACTCTTACGTTTTTTCCAGGCAGATTAATTGCATGATTAATCCATGTGGTCACTTTAGTTTCTGTCACGA TTGCGCGAAACATTTGAAATTCTGCCCAGTGTGTCGCCACAAGATTACAAAGCTGCGTATCCTAAACATTAATTAG
- a CDS encoding conserved hypothetical protein (encoded by transcript BEWA_041680A) — protein MLFMPAEWFFKLSIAKDRVRFLRLYSGASFFLGLGLTYVAHKPKYEPCSTKPSFFYKLHLKRLLKQDKITLDQYERYLDFRRLS, from the coding sequence ATGTTGTTTATGCCTGCGGAATGGTTCTTTAAGCTATCCATAGCAAAGGATAGGGTTAGGTTCTTGCGCCTCTACAGTGGAGCCTCGTTTTTCCTAGGATTAGGACTAACCTACGTGGCCCACAAACCAAAGTATGAACCATGCTCTACAAAGCCGTCATTCTTTTACAAACTACACCTCAAGAGGCTCTTGAAACAAGACAAAATCACACTCGATCAGTATGAAAGATACCTAGACTTTAGACGTCTCTCGTAA
- a CDS encoding hypothetical protein (encoded by transcript BEWA_041690A): MDSVEADDWIDELISTDVSVECTTEDCIDSYSSCSVDALSDGELVVREDECMDEEIDGKCDGQCKCARKIPGLEVKKVDDSPVNGFTCYTHTLPNGNTFTLDGELQDGGTIIEVNGTGGPRKPIEGVKEVSVLYWSKNDNTPLLLGVKYGSGSTSAYYARSSDCKDWVYHGPLQGNDLETQLDYQNCQHNSAVTIDLSKGLSNSQTKYCCSGNHSGGSRVQRSNRVTVTPHEVCCRETGHTSTPISYFKHEISSVGDLKLAKIKYNGRDRKNIKGPELNFPIKGPVSVYVFHCNNNPVLIHVKYGTSGGSDVTGWYKQRPSSDVWERVLDNISSITPSNFGNLTCKNGFNALVDELKGFDGCKTLGTCPATPTADPESKPEEGQHEALTDGGASIFAILTGAGMYGGPLAGSAATFFGGWKLYNRYKGDPWVRHGYPIEFLKNVPY; this comes from the exons atggactcggtggaagctgatgattggatagacgaattaatttctactgacgtgagtgttgagTGCACTACTGAGGACTGTATTGATAGctactcatcttgttctgtggacgctctctctgacggtgagctagttgtgagggaggatgaatgtatggatgaggag atagatggaaaatgtgaCGGACAATGTAAATGTGCTAGGAAGATACCTGGCCTAGAGGTCAAAAAGGTAGATGATAGTCCAGTAAATGGTTTTACCTGTTACACTCATACCCTTCCAAATGGGAATACTTTTACTCTAGATGGAGAACTACAAGATGGAGGTACTATAATAGAAGTAAATGGAACGGGAGGACCAAGAAAACCCATAGAGGGCGTTAAGGAAGTCTCCGTTTTATACTGGTCTAAGAATGACAACACACCCCTTCTCCTTGGAGTTAAATATGGTAGTGGTAGTACATCTGCCTATTACGCAAGGAGTAGTGATTGCAAAGATTGGGTTTATCATGGACCGCTCCAAGGTAATGATCTCGAGACTCAACTTGATTACCAGAACTGTCAACATAACAGTGCGGTAACTATAGATCTTAGCAAGGGTTTATCTAATAGCCAAACTAAGTACTGCTGTAGTGGTAATCATTCTGGAGGTAGTAGAGTACAACGCTCTAATAGGGTCACTGTTACTCCACATGAAGTTTGTTGTAGAGAAACTGGTCACACCTCGACTCCTATTTCCTACTTCAAACATGAGATTAGTTCTGTTGGTGATCTtaaacttgcaaagattaAGTACAATGGCAGAGATAGAAAAAACATAAAAGGTCCAGAGTTAAACTTTCCCATTAAAGGTCCTGTTAGCGTCTATGTATTCCACTGTAATAACAATCCAGTACTTATACACGTAAAGTATGGGACTTCTGGAGGCTCAGATGTTACAGGGTGGTATAAGCAACGTCCTTCCAGTGATGTTTGGGAAAGAGTCCTAGATAACATAAGCAGCATAACGCCCAGCAACTTTGGTAACCTTACGTGTAAAAATGGCTTTAATGCACTTGTGGATGAACTAAAAGGGTTTGATGGATGTAAAACCTTGGGAACATGTCCTGCTACTCCTACTGCTGATCCTGAATCTAAACCTGAAGAAGGTCAACATGAAGCTCTTACTGATGGAGGAGCTAGCATTTTTGCTATTCTAACTGGTGCTGGCATGTATGGTGGCCCTCTTGCCGGAAGCGCTGCAaccttttttggaggatggaaactttataatcgctataagggagacccttgggttagacacgGATATCctatagagtttttaaagaatgtaccatattga
- a CDS encoding signal peptide containing protein (encoded by transcript BEWA_041700A): MRVLTVLWTLCLVRLCSAGFWCCSGGGTTDDDNGPYGGSKENLRSAPSKPVVPQSTGQAGGTTPITLDLAKPDETNIRVGNQSRDDGISYRGFIPNSGHHISSVVDGGSSVWKAEKNERCKFVESHGEVSSEEAPVEVASDTALQEGENVDKPEVPPDEDSVVPQSYEQSGLVLDLSNPDQSKVHIGDRSGNGVNSKKYYPKDGVLVSSVVDGGSSVWTAGTGESSGFVTSYTRGDSSLITIGISKGSDSKLDFKYFEKNADGKWTSMTEKNDFLRKLQEMRKSVSPPNPSSTTTPS; the protein is encoded by the coding sequence ATGAGGGTTCTGACCGTACTATGGACACTATGTCTGGTAAGATTATGCAGTGCAGGCTTTTGGTGTTGTTCTGGAGGAGGTACCACTGATGACGATAATGGACCTTATGGTGGATCTAAAGAGAATCTCAGAAGTGCTCCATCCAAACCTGTAGTTCCTCAGTCAACTGGACAAGCTGGTGGTACTACTCCCATTACTCTAGATCTTGCAAAGCCAGACGAGACAAATATACGTGTAGGTAACCAATCTCGTGATGATGGAATAAGCTACCGAGGATTCATACCAAATAGTGGTCAtcatatatcctctgttgtTGATGGTGGATCTTCTGTTTGGAAGGCTGAGAAAAATGAAAGGtgcaaatttgtagaatcaCATGGTGAAGTATCCTCTGAAGAGGCTCCCGTAGAGGTTGCATCCGATACTGCTTTACAGGAGGGGGAGAATGTGGACAAACCTGAGGTACCTCCAGATGAAGACTCTGTAGTTCCTCAGTCATATGAACAAAGTGGTCTTGTTCTAGATCTTTCTAACCCTGACCAGTCAAAAGTACATATAGGTGACCGCTCTGGTAATGGAGTAAATTCCAAGAagtattatccaaaggatggtgtCCTCGTATCCTCTGTTGTTGATGGTGGATCTTCTGTTTGGACTGCTGGAACTGGAGAAAGTTCTGGGTTTGTAACTTCTTACACAAGGGGAGACTCTTCTCTCATTACAATAGGCATAAGCAAAGGTAGTGACTCTAAGCTAGACTTTaagtattttgaaaagaacgctgatggtaaatggacTTCAATGACTGAGAAGAATGACTTTTTAAGGAAGCTTCAGGAAATGAGAAAGTCTGTATCACCTCctaatccttcttctactactactccatcttaA
- a CDS encoding signal peptide containing protein (encoded by transcript BEWA_041710A) has protein sequence MKIIALLLLVQTVLRSCASPANLDIGSANHPDFFLETGRECTLTRSIYRPKRGREWVTVSHGGGVLWSTGEKDKCVNVQVFYRDKLPLFLRIVFAKDNVIEDVYYVYKKKWEMCKENVFKEALEREGMQILKIDSPNPLLGTLQRNGSLVTEETFVSSDKCTIGRVEYNGKTLWEGERGDSLLSYTLISEDEKAILLHLVYTSDESFYELSNGTWKKITRGKFLDRDGKLSPHKSAIDLNNLENNAYKVSKNQILRFSGFDFIPKIDIHYVIDGNTVVERIPRGTKLEKVTVYMADIQKYMDVKYMRDKKEYHHYFVKVGEEWRKATREDYYLVMRTETPVLPQISLDIRIPDEKICKIENTGDPVCERVIIPKNEYRVTKVVDRNKLIWEAGEFEYILKATTYLDIGKPVLLSLKYANVEKYFGLSNGSWSTLRKRNFDKQAKKLKGRRIIDVNKKEGTFYSCSEYVHCGIPTVSFTPKEKVMVIKDGDQIIYTSLGGIENPTIRLYVAKEFKLLALSYIQHKTVGNNTTLNLHFETVHGVWKPANEKRFKELLKPPQSSESELKKIQRSNISLDLSKVNPTYFTIEWDGSLLTITPKEGCNVTKITEKDDGIWEAVGNENTVIVWIRYKNKKPSLMHILVENSPKANKHFEKKQDGKWLPITEEDYDKVLGK, from the coding sequence ATGAAGATTATCGCATTATTATTACTCGTACAGACTGTTCTGCGGTCATGTGCCTCGCCGGCAAATTTGGATATTGGCAGTGCCAACCACCCGGACTTTTTCCTGGAAACAGGGCGGGAATGCACATTGACTAGGAGCATTTATAGACCTAAAAGGGGTAGAGAATGGGTTACAGTATCGCATGGAGGAGGAGTCCTTTGGAGTACAGGAGAGAAGgacaaatgtgtaaatgtgcaagTCTTTTACAGGGACAAGTTACCTCTCTTCCTCCGTATTGTATTTGCCAAAGATAATGTAATTGAGGATGTATATTACGTAtacaagaagaaatggGAGATGTGTAAAGAGAATGTATTCAAAGAGGCGCTGGAAAGGGAGGGAATGCAGATCTTGAAAATCGACTCTCCTAACCCATTACTTGGGACTTTACAGAGAAATGGCAGTTTAGTCACAGAAGAGACGTTTGTATCTAGTGATAAATGCACTATTGGCAGGGTGgaatataatggaaagaCTTTATGGGAGGGTGAAAGAGGAGATTCACTCCTCTCATATACGCTCATTtcagaggatgaaaaggcAATTCTACTACATTTGGTCTACACAAGCGATGAGAGTTTTTATGAGCTCTCTAATGGCACATGGAAAAAGATTACAAGGGGCAAATTCCTGGATAGGGATGGAAAACTGAGTCCTCATAAATCAGCTATAGATCTGAacaatttggaaaataacGCATATAAAGTCTCCAAAAACCAAATTCTCCGATTTTCTGGCTTTGACTTTATTCCTAAAATTGATATACACTATGTGATAGATGGTAATACCGTTGTTGAAAGAATTCCCAGGGGAACAAAGTTAGAAAAGGTCACCGTTTATATGGCAGACATACAAAAATATATGGATGTAAAATACATGAGAGATAAGAAGGAATACCATCATTATTTTGTAAAGGTAGGtgaagaatggaggaagGCTACCAGAGAAGACTACTATCTAGTTATGAGAACAGAAACCCCTGTTCTGCCACAAATATCTTTAGACATTAGAATTCCAGATGAAAAGATTTGCAAGATAGAGAATACAGGGGATCCAGTCTGTGAGAGAGTTATaattccaaagaatgaatatcGTGTCACAAAGGTGGTTGACAGAAATAAGCTCATTTGGGAAGCAGGGGAATTCGAATATATCCTTAAAGCCACAACATATTTGGATATCGGGAAACCAGTTCTTTTAAGCTTAAAGTATGCTAATGTGGAAAAGTATTTTGGATTATCCAATGGTTCATGGAGCACACTCCGTAAGAGGAATTTTGATAAACAAGCGAAGAAACTAAAGGGAAGACGAATTATTGATGTGAATAAGAAAGAAGGCACCTTTTACAGTTGTTCTGAGTATGTTCACTGTGGTATTCCTACAGTCTCCTTTACACCAAAGGAGAAAGTTATGGTCATCAAGGACGGAGATCAGATCATTTATACGTCTCTAGGGGGAATAGAAAATCCAACTATACGTCTTTATGTTGCCAAGGAGTTCAAACTACTTGCTTTAAGTTATATACAACATAAAACAGTCGGGAATAATACTACTCTTAATCTCCATTTCGAAACGGTACACGGCGTGTGGAAACCAGCAAACGAAAAGCGATTCAAGGAACTACTTAAGCCACCGCAATCATCAGAATCTGAATTGAAGAAGATACAGCGATCAAACATTTCCCTGGATCTTTCCAAGGTAAATCCAACCTATTTCACAATAGAATGGGATGGATCATTATTAACTATTACCCCTAAAGAGGGATGCAATGTGACAAAAATCACTGAGAAGGATGATGGCATATGGGAAGCAGTAGGGAACGAAAATACTGTGATAGTTTGGATACGttacaagaacaaaaaaCCAAGTCTCATGCATATTCTTGTGGAGAATTCTCCAAAGGCCAACAAACATTTTGAGAAAAAACAAGATGGCAAATGGTTACCCATTACAGAGGAAGATTATGATAAAGTGCTAGGGAAATAA
- a CDS encoding hypothetical protein (encoded by transcript BEWA_041720A), translating into MGLRGPLLTLDISDVDTTVISEHQSTLDNIVGRSFFPIGGKFVHIKDGDVHIWERESDEFCRMALLYRKEGHTSLLTLYIRNDSGIHYRYYEKVSEWFSVTEESFDDKLNKMKGVEEERKKVDDFSLSRISLDSENQNVNKARGIIRKMEYVDYTPKRGAIITSISEGEEIIWKVEPGERIIYACKYSKGFSEILFIRVYKMTSRSRICFEKQKSWVRITEVQFDKKFASMRDSKDPNNSQILDLTNPDKDKIEALRDVCDGIFVASFYPRIPIKAVVDGAYLIWKGKACSYARLCTDGKKTLLYITLIGVKRDIRCFEKSRLDWMECDCQYFFEKLEALDADIED; encoded by the coding sequence ATGGGTCTTAGGGGTCCCTTACTTACACTTGACATATCTGACGTAGATACGACAGTTATAAGTGAACACCAGAGTACACTTGATAATATTGTTGGAAGGTCGTTTTTTCCAATAGGTGGGAAATTTGTACATATAAAAGATGGTGATGTGCATATATGGGAACGAGAATCCGATGAATTCTGCAGAATGGCACTTTTATATAGAAAGGAGGGTCATACCAGTCTACTCACTCTATACATTAGGAATGACTCAGGCATACATTACAGATATTATGAAAAGGTTTCAGAATGGTTTAGTGTTACGGAGGAAAGTTTTGACGATAAACTAAACAAGATGAAGGGTGTAGAGGAAGAGAGAAAGAAGGTTGACGACTTTTCTTTGAGTCGAATATCCCTTGACTCTGAAAATCAAAATGTAAACAAAGCGAGAGGAATCATCAGGAAAATGGAATATGTAGATTATACACCAAAGCGAGGTGCTATTATAACGTCCATATCTGAGGGAGAGGAGATTATTTGGAAGGTAGAACCCGGAGAGCGCATCATTTATGCATGCAAATATAGTAAAGGCTTCTCAGAAATATTATTCATCAGGGTATACAAGATGACATCGCGTTCACGAATTTGCtttgaaaaacaaaaatcGTGGGTTAGGATAACAGAGGTCCAGTTTGATAAAAAGTTCGCGTCAATGAGAGACTCTAAGGATCCGAATAATTCGCAAATTCTAGACCTTACAAACCCAGACAAGGATAAAATAGAGGCTCTAAGGGATGTATGCGATGGTATATTTGTAGCTTCCTTCTATCCCCGTATTCCCATAAAGGCAGTCGTAGACGGTGCATATCTGATATGGAAGGGGAAAGCTTGTAGTTATGCCAGATTATGTACGGATGGGAAGAAGACCCTTTTGTATATAACTTTGATTGGAGTTAAGAGAGATATACGATGTTTTGAAAAGTCTCGTTTGGACTGGATGGAGTGTGATTGTCAGTACTTTTTCGAGAAATTGGAGGCCTTAGATGCTGATATAGAGGATTAA